Within Sorangiineae bacterium MSr11367, the genomic segment CCATCGTGCAAATCGCTCTTCCCGAGCTTCGGATCGATGTGCCCCTTCGCGATCTCTCGGGCTTACCGATGGACCAGCGGAGGGCTCGCTCCGATGCATTGGCCCGTGCGCAGAGCCGCCGCACCTTCGACCTGGAGCGCGGACCGCTGGTCCACTTCGAGCTGCACCGGTTCGAGGCGAATCGGCACCGTCTGACCTTCATCTACCATCACATCGTCGCCGATACCTGGTCGCTCGAGCTGTTCATGCGCGAGTTCGTCCAGGCGTACGTGTCGGGCCCCGGGGCGATGCCGCCGCCGTCGTTCTCGTACGCCGACTTCGCCGAGTGGCAGCGGCGTCCCGAGGTGGAAGCCGAGTACCAGTCGCAGCTCGCGTACTGGACCGAGCGATTGCGCGAGCACGCCATCGAGGACTCGCCCATCGACCTGCCCGCAGATCGGCCGAGGCCCGCCGAGCAATCATTCCGGGGCGCCACCATCGTGTTCGACGTGCCTTCCGAGACCGCGGCGGGCCTTCGCAAGCTCGCATCGTCGCTGGGCGTGAGCTCGTTCGCGATCGCCCTGCACGCCTTCCGCATTCTGCTGGCGCGCTACGGCAGCGGCGATGGGGTTACCGCGATTGGCGTTCCGGTGTCGGGGCGCGCGCACTCGTCGGCCAGCGATATTTTCGGCTTCTTCGTCAACACCATCGTCCTTCTGGGCGCAGTCGACGAGGATGCCAGCGTCCAGAGCAATCTACTGCGCGAGGCGGAGAATGCGCTCGCCGCCCTGGAGCGCCAGGACGTTCCCTTCGAGCGGGTCGTGGAAGCCGTCAACCCCGCGCGCTCACTAAGCCAGTCGCCGCTCTTTCAGGTGATGTTCTCCTACGAGAACGTGCCCGAGGAGACGCGGGCCACCAAAGCGCTTTCCTTCCGTGCCGAGAAAATCGATGGCGGCACGAGCATCTTCGACCTCGTGCTCTCGGTGCACGAGGCGGCCGGCGCGCTCGGGGGCGATCTCTCGTATGCGACGGATCTCTTCGATGCACCGACGGCGGAGCGGATCGTCGAGCACTACGTGACGGTTCTTTCCGAGCTGGTACGGGACGCCGAACGTCCCGTGCGGCACGTCGGCCACGTGAACGCGTCCGAGCGCCGTGAGCTGCTCGAGGCGCTGAACGCGAAGAGGTACGCCGCCCCCGAAGGGCCCTTCGTGGACCGCGTGTTCGACTGCGCGAAGGCGTCGCCCCGGGCCATCGCCTTCGTCCACGGCGCATCGAGAACCGACTACGCCACGCTCGCGGAGCGCATTTCGGAGGTGGCACGAGGACTCTCCGCCATAGGGCTCGCGCCTGAGGACCGCGTGGCCCTCATGCTTCCCCGCGGACTCGATCTCGTCGTGTGCTTGCTCGCCATCCACCACGCGGGTGGCGCGTTCGTGGCCATCGACCCTTCCCTCCCCGCGCTGCGGCGAGAGCGCCTGCTCGAGCTCTCGGGCGCCCGATTCGGCATCGCCCAGGCCAAAGAGACGCTCGGCCAGGTCGAGGTCTTCACCCACGACGAGCTTCGCGCCCGCGGTGCGGGGCTTGCCGATTCCCCGAGGCCCGCGCACGCGCACCACGGCCTCGCCTATCTGCTCTTCACCTCGGGCTCCACCGGCGAGCCCAAGGGCGCGATGGTCGAACACGGCGGAATGGTCAACCACCTCTTCGCCAAGATCGAAGACCTGGGCATCGGCCCCGGCGACGTCGTTGCCCAGACGGCGGGTCTCTCCTTCGACATTTTCGTCTGGCAGCTCGTGGCCGCCCTTGGCGTGGGCGGCACCACGGTGGTCTACGACGACGACGTGGTTCGGGAGCCCGATGTGCAGCTTCGCGCGCTGGTGGACGACCGCGTGACCGTCTTCCAGATCGTTCCCTCGTACCTCGGCGCCATGCTGGACGCGTTCGATGCGTTCCCCATCCCACCCGCGCTGGGATGGCGCGTCGTTTCGGTCACGGGCGAGGCCGTGCAGCCCGCGCTCTGTGCGCGCTTTTTGCAGCTCTTTCCCGAAGTGCGCCTCTTGAACGCGTACGGGCCGACGGAATGCTCCGACGACATCACGCACCACTTCATCACCCAAGATGATGCCCGTGGCCTGCGCGTTCCCATCGGGCGCCCCATCCACAATGCGAACCTGTACGTGGTCGATGCGCGCATGCGGCTCAGTGGCCTCGGTGTGCCCGGTGAGATCCTCGCGGGCGGCATTCCCGTGGGGCGCGGCTACATCGGGGATCCGCAGCGCACGGCGCTCACCTTCGTCGCCGATCCCTTCGCGGTCGAACCGGGTTCACGGGCCTACCGAACCGGTGACGTGGGCCGCGTTCGACCCGACGGCGTCATCGAGTTTCTCGGCCGGCGCGATCATCAGATCAAGGTGCGCGGGCACCGCATCGAGCTCGGGGAAATCGATTCCGTGCTCGCTTCCTTCCCGGGCGTACGCGAGGCGGCGACCGTGCTGGCGAAGTCCGACGACGCGCCGCCGAAGCTCGTCGCCTTCGTGGCGATGAGCGGGCAAACGGAGCAAACGGGCGGCGACGCCAGCGAATTGCGCGCCCATCTCGCCGAACGCGTGAGCGCCGCGATGGTTCCCAGCCATATCGCGCTCCTCGACGCCCTGCCGCTGACGGCCAACCGCAAAGTGGACCGCAAGGCCCTCGAGCGACGCGCCCTCGAGCTCGCCCGCACCACGACCGCGGGCGACGCCATCGATGGCCCGCGCACCGCACGTGAAGTCGCCGTGTGCGACGTCTTCGCGGAGGTGCTCGGCCTCGATGCGGTGGGGCGCGCGGACAACTTCTTCGAGCTGGGCGGCGACTCGATCTCCAGTCTCCAGGTCGTATCCAAACTTCGCCAGCGCGGATTCCGCATCACGGCCAAGAACGTCTTCCAGCATCAGACGGTGGCCGAGCTCGCGGCGCATGTCGATGAGACGAACACGCGTGCCAGCGCGCTCCTGCACACGGGCGAAGTCCCCCTCTCGCCCCTGCAGAAGCGATTCTTCGCGATGCCGGGCGAAGGCTTGGACCGCTGGAATCTCGGAGTGCGCCTTCGTCTCACGCGCGCGGTGACGCTCTCGGAGCTCACGGCGGCGGGCGAAGTCCTGCTTCGCACGCACCCCATGCTTCGGGCCCGTTTCGAGCGAACCGCCGACGGCGTCAAGCAAATCCTCCAGGAAGATGGCCGGGTGGCGGTCCTCTCCGTCCCGGCGGACGGCGTCGAGCGACTCTGCGGCGAAGAGCGACTCTGCAGCGAAATCTCGCTTACCGGTGCGAAGCTCGCCCTGGGTCTGGTCGATGACCAACCCGGCGAAGTCCTCCTCGTCGCACACCACCTGGTCACCGATGCGGTGTCGCTCCAGATCCTCGTCGAAGACCTGCTCGTCTTGCTCGACGGCGCCCACGAAGCCAAGACGGACGCCATGGCCGAGGTGAGCGGCTTCGGCGATTGGCTCGATGCCCTGCGCAACCTGGCGAACGCCCCCGATTTCTCCGAGGAGAAGGCCTTCTGGGGCGCATCCATCGAACGAGCCTTCCCCGCTGGCGCGATCCCCGTCGATCACGAGGGCGTCGACGATCGCGAAGGCGACCTCGCCCATCTCTCGTACACGTTCGACGCCGCGACCACGCAAAAGCTCCTCGCGCGGCTTCGCGACGACTTCCGCATTCAGCCCCTCGAGGCGCTGGCCTCGGCGCTCGCCGCGTCGCTCTCGGAATGGATGCCGCGCGAGGGCATCACGCTCTGGCTCGAAGGACACGGCCGCGACGAGCTCGACGAGCGCGTCGATTTGAGCCGCAGCGTCGGATGGTTCACCGCCATTTACCCCGTCACCTTCGACGCCTCCGAGGACCGCGCCCAGCGCATACGCGCGGCCAAAGATGCCATTCGCGCGGTGGCGCGCGGCGGTTCGGGCTTCGTCGGATTCGAGGCCACCGAAGAGCGCGAACTCCTGCCCTACGGCGTAACCCTGAATTACCTGGGCGATCTCGACCGGGCCGCCGGCAACCATCCGCTCCTGCGCTCCGTCGAGCCCCTGATCGGCGGACTGCGCGCCCCCGAATGCGGCCGCATGGAACTCCTCGACGTGGCGGGGTACCTGTCCAATGGCCAGCTCCACGTCGTGATAGGCCATGGCGCCCAGCACGACGCATGGACCATTCGAAAAATCTTGGATGGACTCTGCGAGGAGCTCGCGCTGTTTGCCCAAGACGGCGCATTGGAGGGCGCCGACGTCGTCGTCACGAGCGACTTCTCCGCCGCCACGCTCACCGACGACGATCTCGCGGCGCTTCGTGCCCATTTGGAGCTGGTCACGTGAGACAACCGAGCTATATTGAAATACCCTTTATTTTGCCTGCGCACGCACGTGTGTCGCGCAAGGGTGAGCGCTTACGATGAGTTACGTCCTTGGAATATCCGCTTACTACCACGATAGCGCCGCCGCCTTGTTGAAGGGCGGAGAGATCATTGCGGCGGCACAAGAAGAGCGGTTTTCTCGCAAGAAGCAGGATAGCCGTTTTCCGGCCAATGCCATTCGCAGCTGTTTGAAGCAGGCCGGCATCTCGTTGGAAGATCTCGAACGGGTCGCGTACTACGAAAAGCCGTCGCTCAAGTTTCATCGCTTGTTGCACACCTATTTCGCCTTCGCACCCAAGGGTCTGAGCACGTTCGTCACCGACATGCCCCACTGGCTGACGGACAAGTTGCACGTCGAGTCCGAGCTAAAACGCCAATTGGCCGCGCTCGGTCTGCACCGCCTGCCCGAGTTGTCGTTCTTCGAACATCATCAGTCGCACGCCGCATCGGCGTTTTTTGCCAGCCCATTTCCACATGCGGCCGTGCTCTGTATCGATGGAGTCGGGGAGTGGGCGACCACCTCGGTGTGGCAGGGCCGCGGAGCCTCGCTCACGCCGCTGTGGCAATTGGATTTCCCCCATTCCATTGGTCTCCTCTATTCGTCGTTTACGTATTTTTGCGGCTTCAAGGTCGATTCCGGTGAATACAAATTGATGGGGTTGGCGCCCTACGGTCGCCCCATTTACCGCGATCTCATTCTGGAGCACCTGCTCGACTTGAAGGCGGACGGCACGTTTCGCCTGAATATGAAATATTTCGACTTCGCGACCGGTCTCACCATGACCAATGCGCACTTCGAAGAGCTCTTCGGCGGACCGCCCCGCGCACCGGAAAGCGAAATCACGCAGCGCGAATTCGACTTGGCCGCCTCCGTCCAGGTCGTCACGGAAGAAATCGTGATGGCCCTGGCCCGCACCATCCACGCCGAAACGGGAGAACCGTATCTTTGTCTCTCCGGTGGCGTAGCCCTCAACTGCGTGGCCAATGGTCGCCTTCTCCGGGAGGGGCCCTTCAAGGACATTTGGGTGCAGCCGGCCGCCGGGGATGCGGGGGGTGCTCTAGGGGCCGCGTACGCCGCATGGCACTTCGACATGAAGAAGGCGCGCACGACGCCCGTCGGGGATGCCATGAAGGGAGCGTTCCTCGGCTCCAGCTATTCGCCCGAGGAAATCAAAGCGTACCTCGACTCGGTGGGCGCCATGTACCGACGGCTCGACGGCGACGCCATGCCCAACGAGGTGGGGGCGCTCTTGGCGAAGGACAACGTCGTCGGCTGGTTCCAAGGCCGCATGGAGTTCGGCCCCCGCGCGCTCGGCGCCCGATCGATCCTCGGCAATCCTTGCAGCTCCGAGACGCAGTCGGTGATGAACCTGAAGATCAAGAAACGCGAATCGTTCCGCCCCTTCGCGCCGGCGGTACTGGCCGAAAAGGCGAGCGAGTGGTTCAACCTCTCGGGCCGAAGCCCGTACATGTCCATCGTCGCCCCCGTGCTCAAGCGACACTGTCGCGAGACCTCCGATGCGGAAGATGCACTGTTCGGGCTCGACAAGCTCAAGGTCGTTCGCTCGACGATCCCCGCGGTCACCCACGTGGACTATTCGGCGCGCATCCAGACCGTGCACCGCGACCTGAACCCGCGCTTTCACCGAGTCATCGAGGCCTTCGAGCGGCTCACGGGCTGTCCGGTCATCGTCAACACCTCGTTCAACGTGCGCGGGGAGCCCATCGTGGAGAGCCCTCGCGATGCCTACGCATGCTTCATGCGAACGGCCATGGACTACTTGGTATTGGGCGACTTCCTGCTCGACAAATCGCTCCAGCCTGAATGGAAGGATCCACGCGGGCAAATGGAATTCGAACTCGATTGAGGAAATGATCCGTGAAAGCCATCGTTCGACTCCTCGCCCGCCCCCTTCTCGCGATTGTCTTCCTCGTCATTTTCGTGCCGCTGAATGGCATTTTCAGGGCACTTGGAAGAAATCCCATGGGCTTGCGGTATGACCGGAACGCCACCACCTACCGACGACGGTGCGGCCACGTGGCTGCCCATTCCGAAGGAATCAATCCATTGACCATCGAGGAAAAGCCATGAGTGGATCGAAGCGCAAAGAGCTCACGCACGACGAGGCCGTCCAGGAAACGTATCGGCTGACTCCGCAGATCCGGGACATCGACGAGCTCCTGGCCCCCTCCAGGATGCGCTGGCTCCCTTATACGATGTTCTTCCAGCACAAGAACTTCGTGTCCAAAGCCATCAACACGGACGACATGGGCTTTCGCCTCACCACGGCACACGGCAAGGTGTACCGCGTTTCCGAAGTGCACGACGAGCCGGTGAACCTGCTCGTTGGAAGCTCCACCGCCATGGGCACGGGCTCCGCATCCGACGCTTACACCATTGCATCGCGCCTCGCCCACCACCGCAAGGAACCGTGGCTGAACTTCGCGGCGCGCGCGTACAATTCGACGCAAGAGATCATTCTGTTTTTGATGCACATGCATCGCTTCAAGAAGATCGACAAAGTCATCATCTTGAGCGGCATGAACAACTTCGTCCTCGAGGGGCTGCCCGAGCAGCTACGGAGCGACCACGGTCAGTATTACTACTCGTACGAGTACATGCATTACATGACCATGTACAACGAGGAGCAGGGGCGCAAAAAGCAAAGCCTTTTGCAACGCCTCACCAACGCGGTCAACGACAAGGCCGAACCGATTTTCACGGACGAGGGCGTGGACACGCCGACGCGCATCCGCCGCTGTGTCGACGCCACCACCCGCGCGCTGGTGCAGTGGAAGTCGCTGCTCGCCCCGCACAATGCGTCGCTCGATTTCGTCCTCCAGCCGCTGACGACTTGGACGAAGAACGAGTTCACGCCGGAGGAAGAAGACATCATTCATGCCACGGACAGCTGTCCGAACAACTTCTGGCGCCTCTTTGGCAACATCCTGGGGCGCGAGGTCTACCCGCAGTACTGCGGCGGCTTGAAGGAAGGCTGTACCGAGTTGGGAATTCCCTTCTACGACTCGAACGAGCTCATTCGCGGCTCGGACTTTTACCGCGACTACATCTTCGTGGATCGGATGCACTTGAACGACCACGGCTACGACGGCATGGCGCGTTTGCTCGACAAGCACGTGTTGCCGCCATCCGGCTCGACACGAGGAACGGTGCGGCCGTGAGCCGCGATCTGTTCGCGCCGTTGCCGCCCGAGCCGCCGGCCAAGTCACCCTGGTGGGTGCGGCTGGTCGACTTCGTCTTTCGCCGAAAGAAGAAGCGCGCGCGATTGACCTCCACCGTGTATCCGCTGCGCTGAAATACCGCCGGCTCGAGCCGGCGATCCCATCGAAGAAAAGAGATCTCGTGAGCGACCGAAACCTCCGGCTGAAGCCCAATCTTCTGTGCATCGTCCCGCCGTATCCGCTGACGTCGGTGCCGCTGGGCCCCGCCGCGCTACTTGGCTACCTCAAGGCCAACGGCTGCCATGATTTCGACTTTCTCGATCTGCGGCTCTGGGTTCCCTACAGCTTCGCGCCCACGCACCAGCAGGTGGGCGCATTCGGGGAGACCTTCGTCCTCGACGTTCCCGAGCTGCCGCTGGTCCTGCAGATGCTGCGCAACTTCGAAGAGGGCAAACCGCTGATCGGCCCGCCGACGGAGTTGTTCGAGCGCTATTGCGCGGAGCGCGTCATCAACTCCGTGTACCTGCACAATTACCTGACGATGCTCGATCGGTTCTTCGAGCGCGTGTTTTCTCAGGTGCAGGATCTGCGCTTCATCGGGTTTTCCTGCTGGACGACGAACTTTCTCGCCACCATGCTGGCCGCGGCGCATTTGAAGCGGCGCAAATCGCCGCCGTTCATCGTCGTCGGCGGCCCGCAGGTGACCGAGAGCATCCACTGCGGGCAGCTCGGCCTCGCGAGCGGCTTGTTCGATGCCGTCGCCCAGAGCGAGGGCGAGGAAACGCTTCTCTGCCTCTACGAAGAGTTCTGCCAGGGCAACGGCGAGGTCACCAAACCGGTCCCAGGCACCATGCAGCGCGATCCGGAGACGAACGGTTTCCGCATCACCGAGCGCAAGCCCCTACGCATGAAGGAGCTGCCGCTTCCCAGCTTCGATGAAATGTCCATCCTGTCGTATGGCCGTCCGTACGACGATCCGAAGTACAACAACCTGCGCATTCTGCCCTTCCAATTGTCGCGCGGTTGCACGGACAAATGTTCATTTTGCAGTGAGTGGGTCTTCTGGCGCACCTACCGCGTCGGCCCCACGGACCGGGCCGTCGAGCAGCTCAAGGAGCTGAAATCGAAGTACAACGCCGATGGTATTTGGTTTTCGGACTCGCTGCTGAACGGCAAAATGTCGCGACTGGTGGAGTTCGCGGAAACGGCGAAAAAGCAGAAGCTCGACGTCCTCTGGGGCGGGTACATGCGGGCGGACATGACGCCCGATACGGCGTCGCTCATCTTCGAGGCGGGCTGCCGCAACGTGTTTCTCGGCATCGAGTCGATGTCCGACGAGACGCTCGAGGTCATGCGCAAGCGCCGCGCCGAGGCGCACAACATCAACGCGCTGCGTTCCTTTCTCCAGACCGGCATGGTCGTGCAGGCGGGGCTCATCGCGGGCTTTCCCGGCGATACGCGACACCGCTTCCTGCACACGGCCCGCGTGCTCCAAGAGATCCAACAGGAGTTCGTCAACCTCAACGTCAACACCGAGCCGTTCGCGGTGATGCCGGGCCAGCCGATCTTCCAGGAGCTCGGAAAGTACGATTTGCACCCCCGAGGCTGGGCGCAAGACTATCTGGATATCGCACCGAAATATCGATTCATCACCAATGACGTTTATTGCTCGGTGGACGGGCCCAACCAAGGGATCGATCGCCTGGGCGAATTCCGCATCGGCCTTTCGCTCGGCGACGCGGTGGCGGGGCTCAATTATGGACGGAAAGAGCCACTCGGCCCTCTCCGCTTCCAATTGGATTACGTCTACCAGGACGTGGCGTTGGGCACCATCAAGTCGACGGCGGCGATGACCTACGGGGCCATTTTGACCAAGGCCGAGCAGGCGGAGTTCGACCAGGGCCACATGCTAAGCACCTTCCAGGGTCAGAGCTCGATTCCCATGCTCGAGCACCCCGTGTTCACGGACATGCTCGGGCGCTTGGAGGCCGCCCATGTCGTTCCGCCACGCCGGACGCACCCTGGCATTTATGCGAACAGCTACGAGGGAAGCCTTTCCGAGAACGCTGGCTTGACGTTGTCGCCCTTCGTGATCGCCCGCGTGCTGGAGGCCGGAGGGGTGCTCTTGGTGGTGAACTTCATCTCGTCGAAGTGCACGGTGTTGCCGGCGAGCATCGCGTGGCTGGTGGAGTTCCTCGCGGGCACGCCCCGCTACCTCGACGAGATTCGCGCGCGGGCCAAGGATCTCGACGTCCAGGACGATGGATGGATGAAGACGCTCGACGATCTGCGCGAGCGCGGTTTGGTGGTGGTCAACGACCATCGCACGGATTCCCCCGCGGCCCCGTTCCGCCGGAGAATCTCCCTTCAAGTGATCCAATCTACGAGCTAAAGTCTTGGAAAAGGTCGAAGACGTCTACGAGCTATCGGGAACCCAGCGGGGCATTCTTTTCGAATGCGTTTCCCGGCCGGAAGAGAAGTCGCTTTATGTCGTTCAATTGGTGGCCACCGTCGTCACCCATTTGGACGTCGCACGGCTAGAGCGTGCCTTTCGCATCGTTCTGGGACGCACCCCGGCACTGCGAACCGCATTTTTCTGGCAGGATCGCGACCGCCCGTTGCAATTGGTCTTTCGCGAATACCCGTTTCGCATCGAGGTTCGGGATGAATCGGCGGGCGATGCGGTGGCCTTCCGTCAGGCGGTGCGGCGGTTTGCGGACGAGGATCGGCGGCGCGGATTCGATCTGGCGCGGCCCCTTCTCATGCGCGCGTCCGTGGTCCGAACGGAGCACGGAAGCGCGCTGGTGCTCACCACGCACCATCTCTTGTTCGACGGCTGGTCGATGGGGCACATTCTCCATGACGTCATCGCCGCGTACGAGCAAGGAGCGGCCGCGCGACTGCCGGCGAGGCGCCCGTACCGCGAGTTCATTCGCTGGCTGCAGAAGGCCAATGTGGCCGAGGCCACGATGTACTGGAATGCCCGCTTGCGGCGGGTTGGTACCTCGTTGCTCTCCCCCACCCTTCCGCGCGCCCCGAACGACCGCATCGAGGTGGCGGCGGGCACGTCGCGGAGGCAGGAGCTGGGGCCGGAGACCGCGGCCGCCTTGCGGAACGTGGCCAAAGAGCTGCGCGTTACGTTGAATACGTTGGTCGAGGTGGCGTGGGGCGTTTTGCTCGCGCGCCACGTCGGGAGCCAGGAAATCGTCTTCGGCACGGTCAGCTCGGGACGCCCGCCGGAGCTGCCGGGTAGCGACGGCATGATCGGGCTGTTCATCAACACGCTCCCGTGCCGGTTCTCGTCCATGGAGCGCTCCACGGTGCGCGAGCTCGTCGTCCGCCACCAGGCCAGCCGCACGTCCGATCTGCAGTACGGGTTTCTCTCGCTTTCCGAGGTTCTCGCGGGCCAGAAAGGACGCCCGTTCGATACGCTGATCGCGTTCGAGAATTACCCGGCCGCATCGACGATGCAAGCGATGTTCGGCGAGGTGAAGGTCACCGAAGCGAGCGTGGAGGAAGGGACGGAGTTTCCGTTCGAGATCCGCGTTCTGCCCTCGGGCAACGATCTGCACATCGACCTTCTGCTCGGCCGCGGCATCGACGAGGACGCACTGGCCTCTGCGTGCGCCGCCGAGATTTTCCGCCAGTTCGGCGTGGTCCTGGAGGCACTCCCCTCGTCGCTCGGCGTGCGGGTGGCTGATCTTCTCGCGAGGATCCGGACGGGCAGCGACATCGTCCTCGGCGATGGTACGCTTCGCGAGCCGGTCGCCATCGAGGGCCTCGGCCTGCTTGGGCATCGCGTGGGCACCTCGGAAGACATGGTCTTCGTGCGCCCATCGACCGATGTCCTCATCGATGGAAAACGGGGGCCCGTGCTCCCGCTCGAGTTCGGGACGCTCGGTCCCGCGCCCTCGCCGCGGGCACGCACCCTTTCGCCTTCGTTGCTGGAGCTGCGCTTCGGCGCGCGGTGGATGCGGATCGACGGCGAGTGGGCCTCGCTCGAACGACGGGAACGTGCGCTCTCGG encodes:
- a CDS encoding B12-binding domain-containing radical SAM protein; amino-acid sequence: MSDRNLRLKPNLLCIVPPYPLTSVPLGPAALLGYLKANGCHDFDFLDLRLWVPYSFAPTHQQVGAFGETFVLDVPELPLVLQMLRNFEEGKPLIGPPTELFERYCAERVINSVYLHNYLTMLDRFFERVFSQVQDLRFIGFSCWTTNFLATMLAAAHLKRRKSPPFIVVGGPQVTESIHCGQLGLASGLFDAVAQSEGEETLLCLYEEFCQGNGEVTKPVPGTMQRDPETNGFRITERKPLRMKELPLPSFDEMSILSYGRPYDDPKYNNLRILPFQLSRGCTDKCSFCSEWVFWRTYRVGPTDRAVEQLKELKSKYNADGIWFSDSLLNGKMSRLVEFAETAKKQKLDVLWGGYMRADMTPDTASLIFEAGCRNVFLGIESMSDETLEVMRKRRAEAHNINALRSFLQTGMVVQAGLIAGFPGDTRHRFLHTARVLQEIQQEFVNLNVNTEPFAVMPGQPIFQELGKYDLHPRGWAQDYLDIAPKYRFITNDVYCSVDGPNQGIDRLGEFRIGLSLGDAVAGLNYGRKEPLGPLRFQLDYVYQDVALGTIKSTAAMTYGAILTKAEQAEFDQGHMLSTFQGQSSIPMLEHPVFTDMLGRLEAAHVVPPRRTHPGIYANSYEGSLSENAGLTLSPFVIARVLEAGGVLLVVNFISSKCTVLPASIAWLVEFLAGTPRYLDEIRARAKDLDVQDDGWMKTLDDLRERGLVVVNDHRTDSPAAPFRRRISLQVIQSTS
- a CDS encoding carbamoyltransferase encodes the protein MSYVLGISAYYHDSAAALLKGGEIIAAAQEERFSRKKQDSRFPANAIRSCLKQAGISLEDLERVAYYEKPSLKFHRLLHTYFAFAPKGLSTFVTDMPHWLTDKLHVESELKRQLAALGLHRLPELSFFEHHQSHAASAFFASPFPHAAVLCIDGVGEWATTSVWQGRGASLTPLWQLDFPHSIGLLYSSFTYFCGFKVDSGEYKLMGLAPYGRPIYRDLILEHLLDLKADGTFRLNMKYFDFATGLTMTNAHFEELFGGPPRAPESEITQREFDLAASVQVVTEEIVMALARTIHAETGEPYLCLSGGVALNCVANGRLLREGPFKDIWVQPAAGDAGGALGAAYAAWHFDMKKARTTPVGDAMKGAFLGSSYSPEEIKAYLDSVGAMYRRLDGDAMPNEVGALLAKDNVVGWFQGRMEFGPRALGARSILGNPCSSETQSVMNLKIKKRESFRPFAPAVLAEKASEWFNLSGRSPYMSIVAPVLKRHCRETSDAEDALFGLDKLKVVRSTIPAVTHVDYSARIQTVHRDLNPRFHRVIEAFERLTGCPVIVNTSFNVRGEPIVESPRDAYACFMRTAMDYLVLGDFLLDKSLQPEWKDPRGQMEFELD